A genomic window from Agreia sp. COWG includes:
- a CDS encoding TetR/AcrR family transcriptional regulator, with amino-acid sequence MGRTRTFAENDVARSARTVFWDRGYEDTSLPDLEAATGLNRSSIYHSFGSKRGLFDAAVESYLDDVVRPRLAGLRAPGIEPGALETYLLGLRHAMVEQTTSLAANGCLLLNAAGSVLGHDERLTAVVTLYCDDLAAAIGAGVDARRPDLEPAVRATLSTTCTGLVFASMAVVRVDRAAAASMLDAAIDAVSRY; translated from the coding sequence ATGGGTAGGACGCGTACTTTCGCCGAGAACGACGTGGCGCGCTCTGCGCGCACGGTGTTCTGGGATCGCGGCTACGAAGACACCTCGCTTCCCGATCTCGAGGCGGCGACGGGGCTGAACCGGTCGAGCATCTATCACTCGTTCGGCAGCAAGCGAGGCCTCTTCGACGCCGCGGTCGAGTCCTACCTCGACGACGTCGTGCGCCCCCGCCTCGCCGGTCTCCGGGCGCCCGGCATCGAACCGGGCGCGCTCGAAACGTATCTGCTGGGTCTTCGCCACGCCATGGTCGAGCAGACGACGTCGCTGGCGGCGAACGGATGCCTGCTTCTCAACGCCGCCGGTTCGGTTCTGGGTCACGACGAGCGCCTCACGGCCGTGGTCACCCTCTACTGCGACGATCTCGCGGCGGCCATCGGCGCGGGAGTGGACGCGCGACGGCCCGATCTGGAACCGGCGGTTCGCGCGACGCTCTCGACGACCTGCACGGGCCTCGTGTTCGCATCGATGGCCGTGGTGCGCGTCGATCGAGCCGCCGCGGCATCGATGCTCGATGCGGCGATCGACGCGGTCTCGCGCTACTGA
- a CDS encoding DUF1304 domain-containing protein — MLIASIVIAALAAVLHVYIFFMESLAWDGPAARKTFGPATSAEVEITRPFAYNQGFYNLFLAIVTIIGIVFMLVTASPVGPALVLVGTGSMLAAAIVLFASSPDKRPAAIKQGTLPLLAVIATVVALFV, encoded by the coding sequence ATGCTCATCGCTTCCATCGTGATCGCCGCGCTTGCCGCCGTGCTGCACGTCTACATCTTCTTCATGGAGTCGCTGGCATGGGACGGTCCGGCCGCCCGCAAGACCTTCGGACCGGCGACGTCGGCCGAAGTCGAGATCACGAGGCCGTTCGCCTACAACCAGGGTTTCTACAATCTGTTCCTGGCCATCGTCACGATCATCGGCATCGTGTTCATGCTGGTCACCGCCTCGCCCGTCGGGCCGGCACTGGTTCTCGTGGGCACGGGTTCGATGCTCGCCGCCGCAATCGTGCTCTTCGCGAGTTCTCCCGACAAGCGGCCCGCGGCCATCAAGCAGGGCACACTGCCGCTTCTCGCCGTGATCGCGACCGTCGTCGCGCTCTTCGTCTGA
- a CDS encoding zinc-binding dehydrogenase, with amino-acid sequence MRAIIHHEFGDPAEVLAVEDVATPQPGAGEVRVRTLLSPIHNHDLWTIRGTYGFKPELPAQAGTEAVGVVDALGEGVTTLQLGQRVATGGTFGVWAEFFTAKAASLIPVPDSLSDEVASQLVSMPFSAISLLDTLALGEGDWLIQNAANGAVGRLVAQLAVARGIKVVGLVRRSAGVDELKAQGIDNIVATDVEGWKDTVAEITNGAPISVGVDSVGGQASGDIVSLLAENGRLVVFGAMDAPTMEIGSGPVIFKSISVVGFWGSKVMGAMDAAKRGALLGELVTRIGEGVLTLPVEKTYSFDDARTAAAANFAPGRSGKILLRP; translated from the coding sequence ATGCGCGCCATCATCCACCACGAATTCGGAGACCCCGCCGAGGTCCTCGCCGTCGAAGACGTCGCCACCCCGCAGCCCGGTGCCGGTGAGGTGCGCGTTCGCACCCTGCTGAGCCCGATCCACAACCACGACCTCTGGACGATCCGCGGCACCTACGGCTTCAAGCCCGAGCTGCCCGCGCAGGCCGGAACCGAGGCCGTCGGCGTGGTCGACGCCCTCGGCGAGGGCGTCACCACCCTCCAGCTCGGCCAGCGCGTCGCGACCGGGGGAACCTTCGGCGTCTGGGCTGAGTTCTTCACCGCCAAGGCTGCGTCGCTCATTCCCGTGCCCGACTCCCTGTCTGACGAGGTGGCATCGCAGCTCGTATCCATGCCGTTCAGCGCGATCAGTCTTCTCGACACCCTCGCCCTCGGCGAGGGAGACTGGCTGATCCAGAACGCCGCGAACGGTGCCGTCGGCCGCCTCGTCGCCCAGCTGGCCGTGGCCCGCGGCATCAAGGTCGTCGGCCTGGTCCGGCGTTCCGCCGGAGTCGACGAGCTCAAGGCCCAGGGCATCGACAACATCGTCGCGACCGACGTCGAGGGGTGGAAGGACACCGTCGCCGAGATCACCAACGGCGCGCCCATCTCGGTGGGAGTCGACTCCGTCGGCGGACAGGCATCCGGTGACATCGTGTCGCTGCTGGCCGAGAACGGCCGCCTCGTCGTCTTCGGGGCGATGGATGCCCCGACCATGGAGATCGGCTCCGGCCCCGTGATCTTCAAGAGCATCTCGGTCGTCGGCTTCTGGGGAAGCAAGGTCATGGGCGCGATGGACGCCGCCAAGCGCGGCGCCCTGCTCGGCGAGCTGGTCACCCGCATCGGCGAGGGCGTGCTCACCCTTCCGGTCGAGAAGACCTACTCGTTCGACGACGCCCGCACGGCTGCGGCTGCGAACTTCGCTCCTGGTCGCAGCGGAAAGATCCTGCTGCGCCCGTAG
- a CDS encoding aldo/keto reductase codes for MEYTHLGRTGLRVSRVVLGTMNFGPQTSEDDSHKIMDAAHAQGVNFFDTANVYGQSLGKGATEEIVGRFFAQGGGRRAKTVLATKLYGDMTDYPNDGKLSALNIRRALDASLTRLKTDYVDLYQFHHVDRATPWEEIWQAIEVAVQQGKILYAGSSNFAGWHIAQAQEAAKARHFTGLVSEQSIYNLIVRDVEREVLPAAQAYGLGVIPWSPLQGGLLAGVLDKEADGSRRRSRSAEEVDRLRPQLEQYEAFAKELGHTPGELALAWLLHQPAVTAPITGPRTMEQLDTAIASVDIALDADALGRLDEIFPGHKSAPEDYAW; via the coding sequence ATGGAATACACCCACCTCGGAAGAACCGGCCTACGCGTCTCACGCGTCGTGCTGGGCACGATGAACTTCGGCCCGCAGACGAGCGAAGACGACTCGCACAAGATCATGGATGCCGCGCACGCGCAGGGCGTCAACTTCTTCGACACGGCCAACGTCTACGGCCAGAGCCTGGGCAAGGGCGCCACCGAAGAGATCGTCGGACGCTTCTTCGCGCAGGGCGGCGGCCGACGAGCAAAGACCGTGCTCGCCACCAAGCTCTACGGCGATATGACCGACTACCCGAACGACGGCAAGCTCTCAGCCCTGAACATCCGGCGGGCCCTCGACGCCAGTCTGACGCGCCTCAAGACCGACTACGTCGACCTCTACCAGTTCCACCACGTCGACAGGGCGACGCCGTGGGAGGAGATCTGGCAGGCCATCGAGGTGGCCGTGCAGCAGGGCAAGATCCTCTACGCGGGCTCGAGCAACTTCGCCGGCTGGCACATCGCTCAGGCGCAGGAGGCCGCGAAGGCCCGCCACTTCACCGGGCTCGTGAGCGAGCAGTCGATCTACAACCTCATCGTGCGCGACGTGGAGCGCGAGGTTCTTCCCGCCGCACAGGCCTACGGGCTCGGTGTGATCCCGTGGTCGCCGCTGCAGGGCGGTCTCCTCGCGGGCGTGCTCGATAAAGAGGCAGACGGCTCGCGTCGCCGTTCGCGTTCTGCAGAAGAGGTCGATCGTCTGCGACCCCAGCTCGAGCAGTACGAGGCCTTCGCCAAGGAGCTCGGCCACACGCCCGGCGAACTCGCCCTCGCCTGGCTGCTGCACCAGCCCGCCGTCACGGCACCGATCACCGGCCCGCGCACCATGGAGCAGCTCGACACGGCCATCGCCTCGGTCGACATCGCGCTCGATGCGGATGCCCTGGGCCGGCTCGACGAGATCTTCCCCGGCCACAAGAGCGCCCCCGAGGACTACGCCTGGTAA
- a CDS encoding aldo/keto reductase, whose translation MKQRTIGDIQVSAIGLGGMPMAIEGRPDEARSIATIHAALDAGITLIDTADAYHLAAADEVGHNELLIAKALKSYGEDTSGVLVATKGGHLRPEPGAWAQNGHPEYLKRAAEASAKRLGVESIGLYQFHRPDPAVPYADSIGALVELLDAGTIRMAGISNADPGQIRQADEILGGRLVSVQNQFSPKFRSSEPELALADEMSIAFLPWSPLGGITGASTLGDSYEAFGRIARDRGVTPQIVCLAWELAKSPHVIPIPGASRPESITNSALAADFELTAEEFAALDA comes from the coding sequence ATGAAGCAACGCACCATCGGAGACATCCAGGTCAGCGCCATCGGCCTGGGCGGCATGCCCATGGCCATCGAGGGCCGGCCTGACGAGGCCCGGTCGATCGCCACGATCCACGCCGCACTCGACGCAGGGATCACCCTGATCGACACCGCCGACGCCTACCACCTGGCGGCGGCCGACGAAGTCGGCCACAATGAGCTGCTCATCGCCAAGGCCCTCAAGAGCTACGGCGAAGACACCTCGGGCGTGCTGGTCGCCACCAAAGGCGGCCACCTGCGACCGGAGCCCGGCGCGTGGGCCCAGAACGGGCATCCCGAGTACCTGAAGCGGGCGGCCGAGGCCTCGGCCAAGCGGCTGGGCGTGGAGTCGATCGGCCTGTACCAGTTCCACCGGCCAGATCCCGCGGTGCCCTATGCCGACTCGATCGGCGCGCTCGTGGAGCTTCTGGATGCGGGCACCATCCGCATGGCCGGTATCTCGAATGCCGACCCGGGCCAGATTCGCCAGGCCGACGAGATCCTCGGCGGCCGACTGGTGTCGGTGCAGAACCAGTTCTCGCCGAAGTTCCGCTCGAGCGAACCCGAGCTCGCCCTCGCCGACGAGATGTCGATCGCGTTCTTGCCGTGGAGCCCTCTCGGAGGAATCACGGGTGCGAGCACGCTCGGCGACAGTTACGAGGCATTCGGCCGCATCGCCCGAGACCGCGGAGTCACCCCGCAGATCGTGTGCCTCGCGTGGGAGCTCGCGAAGTCGCCGCACGTCATCCCCATCCCCGGTGCCTCGCGCCCGGAGTCGATCACGAATTCGGCCCTCGCGGCCGACTTCGAGCTCACTGCCGAGGAGTTCGCGGCGCTCGACGCCTAA
- a CDS encoding LysR family transcriptional regulator, with product MELRQLEHFVAVAEHQHFTRAAESLQISQSGLSASIRALEAELGTTLFTRSTRRVQLTPAGTAMLEESQRAVSSAAAARDAVLAVRGVLGGTLRIGTEQCLGGPHLPRELADFRLSHPAVSVRLGFAGSTQLIEQVANGLLDLALVADCGATPSAVELLPVASEGFVVLCHPDHALAGRRDRVDIGELAGETFVGFADGWAARVLADRAFALDGIAHSVELEVGDVGSLLDLVGYGLGIAVVPAHFALKRPEQLAAVPVVHDALVWTTAIAVPRRAAPAAAALVGRLRRPALVPAA from the coding sequence ATGGAACTCCGCCAGCTTGAGCACTTCGTGGCCGTCGCCGAGCACCAGCATTTCACTCGGGCCGCCGAGTCGCTGCAGATCTCGCAGTCGGGCCTGTCGGCGTCGATCAGGGCGCTCGAGGCTGAGCTGGGAACGACGCTGTTCACCCGCAGCACGCGGCGTGTGCAGCTCACTCCGGCGGGAACCGCGATGCTCGAGGAGTCGCAGCGGGCGGTCTCGAGCGCCGCCGCCGCCCGCGACGCCGTTCTCGCCGTGCGCGGCGTGCTGGGCGGCACGCTGCGCATCGGAACCGAGCAGTGCCTCGGCGGACCGCACCTGCCGCGCGAGCTCGCAGACTTCAGGCTCTCGCATCCGGCCGTGTCGGTGCGGCTCGGCTTCGCCGGCTCGACGCAGCTCATCGAGCAGGTCGCGAACGGGCTGCTCGACCTCGCGCTCGTCGCAGACTGCGGCGCGACCCCGTCGGCCGTCGAGCTGCTGCCCGTGGCCTCCGAAGGCTTCGTGGTGCTGTGCCACCCCGACCATGCGCTGGCCGGCCGCCGCGATCGGGTCGACATCGGCGAGCTCGCCGGCGAGACCTTTGTCGGCTTCGCAGACGGGTGGGCCGCTCGGGTGCTCGCCGACCGAGCGTTCGCGCTGGACGGCATCGCCCACTCGGTGGAACTCGAGGTCGGCGATGTGGGATCGCTGCTCGACCTCGTGGGCTACGGCCTCGGTATCGCGGTCGTTCCCGCGCACTTCGCGCTGAAGCGCCCCGAGCAGCTCGCGGCTGTTCCTGTGGTGCACGACGCTCTGGTGTGGACGACGGCGATCGCCGTTCCGCGCCGCGCTGCGCCGGCCGCCGCTGCCCTCGTCGGGCGGCTGCGGCGGCCTGCGCTGGTGCCCGCGGCGTAA
- a CDS encoding class I SAM-dependent methyltransferase — protein MARDTEHALSFGRNVGDYDSGRPSYPPAAIDWMLTETGRVRPVSRMVDVGAGTGKFTAGLLGRGLQLTAVEPDAAMRQRLAENSPSVTVLEGTGERLPLPDASADLVTFAQAWHWVDVSATSGEVARVLTPGGALALVWNIRDEAVDWVRRLGEVMGSSAAELYDSVTPPVGAPLERQAHAQFEWVNDMTRPQLLAMVASRSYVITMAEAHRAAMFERLGELLDTHPELAGRTSYPVPYLTRVTIARVV, from the coding sequence ATGGCCCGCGACACTGAGCACGCCCTCTCGTTCGGACGCAACGTCGGCGACTACGACAGCGGCCGACCGAGTTACCCGCCAGCGGCGATCGACTGGATGCTCACGGAGACCGGCAGGGTTCGCCCGGTCTCGCGGATGGTCGATGTGGGTGCCGGAACGGGAAAGTTCACGGCCGGTCTCCTCGGCCGCGGTCTGCAGCTGACGGCGGTGGAGCCCGACGCAGCGATGCGCCAGCGGCTCGCCGAGAATTCGCCGTCGGTGACGGTCCTCGAGGGCACGGGCGAGCGCCTGCCACTGCCCGATGCGAGCGCAGATCTGGTGACGTTCGCGCAGGCGTGGCACTGGGTCGACGTGTCCGCGACATCCGGCGAGGTGGCTCGCGTGCTGACCCCGGGCGGCGCGCTGGCGCTGGTCTGGAACATCCGGGACGAGGCCGTCGACTGGGTGCGCCGGCTGGGGGAGGTGATGGGCTCATCCGCCGCAGAGCTGTACGACAGCGTGACGCCGCCGGTCGGCGCCCCGCTCGAGCGCCAGGCGCACGCCCAGTTCGAGTGGGTGAATGACATGACGCGACCGCAGCTGCTGGCGATGGTCGCCTCGCGCAGCTACGTGATCACGATGGCCGAGGCCCACCGGGCTGCCATGTTCGAGCGCCTCGGCGAGCTGCTCGACACGCATCCGGAGCTGGCCGGCCGCACGAGCTACCCCGTGCCGTACCTCACGCGCGTGACGATCGCCAGGGTCGTCTAG
- a CDS encoding 1-acyl-sn-glycerol-3-phosphate acyltransferase, with protein sequence MTRRSSEPIYSTAVALGRGLFAGLRITRSAQGVENIPHSGGAVVAMTHFGYLEFALVEWQTWLHNRRRIRFMATKRAFDKPVVGWLLRGMQHISVDMKAGAAAFADAVAALRAGELVGVFPEAGVSASFTVRELKTGAARLAQQAGVPIIPVAVWGGQRLLTKNQKIRVRDRFGVAVHYSFGEPITVGASDDISAVTETLRQRLQGMVDTLQAEYPVDGTGQWWQPRSLGGTAPTVAEAAAADSAREKRREAKRAAEAAREAARR encoded by the coding sequence ATGACGAGGCGCAGCAGCGAACCCATCTACTCCACGGCGGTGGCCCTGGGCCGCGGTCTTTTCGCGGGGCTCCGCATCACGCGCAGCGCCCAGGGCGTCGAGAACATCCCGCACTCCGGCGGTGCCGTCGTCGCGATGACTCACTTCGGCTATCTCGAGTTCGCGCTCGTCGAGTGGCAGACGTGGCTGCACAATCGTCGTCGCATCCGGTTCATGGCCACGAAGCGGGCGTTCGACAAGCCCGTCGTCGGCTGGCTGCTGCGCGGCATGCAGCACATCTCGGTCGACATGAAGGCCGGAGCGGCTGCCTTCGCCGACGCGGTGGCCGCGCTGCGTGCCGGCGAGCTCGTCGGAGTCTTTCCCGAGGCAGGAGTCAGTGCCTCGTTCACCGTGCGCGAGCTGAAGACCGGTGCCGCCCGGCTCGCCCAGCAGGCAGGGGTACCGATCATCCCGGTCGCCGTGTGGGGCGGGCAGCGACTGCTGACCAAGAACCAGAAGATCCGGGTGCGAGACAGGTTCGGGGTCGCCGTTCACTACTCGTTCGGCGAGCCGATCACGGTCGGCGCCTCCGACGACATCTCGGCCGTCACCGAGACGTTGCGGCAGAGGCTGCAGGGCATGGTCGACACGCTGCAGGCCGAGTATCCCGTCGACGGCACGGGCCAGTGGTGGCAGCCGCGCTCGCTCGGGGGCACGGCACCCACGGTCGCCGAGGCCGCTGCGGCAGATTCCGCCCGCGAAAAACGTCGCGAGGCGAAGCGGGCTGCCGAGGCCGCTCGCGAGGCCGCCCGGCGCTAG
- a CDS encoding serine hydrolase has product MTTTSKIGRPPTATTRRIRRLSRLASLATAVAFVTAACTGATPESPASGEPAAVALPATPVGERAQWVVDVLNGDDELATTDIEAAISPVMLEQVPAEQMLAVFNQMRDARPWTPTELTESPSGLVVQLHSTDAPLQMQISVDEQTLINGLLFEQPPADRTPAASWNELEKNVGALDAETSMTVTPLDADAPGQRIIDVAGEQTKPLGSVFKLYVLGAVADAVAAGTLSWDDSVIITDDTRSLPSGELQDLPSGTLVSVRDAAQKMIEISDNTATDLLIGRVGRDAVEAQLSTMGHHDAAANTPLLTTREFFQLGWAPEFAEARTTWASRSIDERREVLRSMPAGRLNLASFDLSSTAWQNRVDWFADASDLVDAHVALQQKAQRAGGEPVREILSANPGLRFDTDVWNSVSFKGGSAPGVLAGSWLLERTDGARFVITLQATSEDPAALADPALIFGNVEDATALLVAVAPTP; this is encoded by the coding sequence ATGACGACGACCTCGAAAATCGGCCGCCCGCCCACCGCCACGACCCGGCGCATCCGACGCCTTTCGCGTCTCGCCTCTCTTGCCACGGCCGTCGCGTTCGTGACGGCGGCCTGCACGGGGGCGACCCCCGAGTCGCCCGCCTCCGGGGAGCCCGCCGCTGTGGCGCTGCCGGCGACGCCGGTCGGTGAGAGGGCGCAGTGGGTGGTCGACGTTCTCAACGGCGACGACGAGCTGGCGACGACCGACATCGAGGCAGCCATCTCGCCGGTGATGCTCGAGCAGGTGCCGGCCGAGCAGATGCTCGCGGTCTTCAACCAGATGCGCGATGCCCGGCCATGGACGCCGACGGAGCTCACCGAGTCACCCTCCGGCCTCGTCGTGCAGCTGCACAGCACCGACGCACCGCTGCAGATGCAGATCTCGGTGGATGAGCAGACGCTGATCAACGGTCTGCTGTTCGAGCAGCCGCCCGCAGATAGAACGCCGGCCGCCTCGTGGAACGAGCTCGAGAAGAACGTCGGCGCGCTCGACGCCGAGACGAGCATGACGGTGACGCCCCTCGACGCGGATGCGCCCGGCCAGCGGATCATCGACGTCGCGGGCGAGCAGACGAAGCCGCTCGGTTCCGTCTTCAAGCTCTATGTTCTGGGGGCGGTCGCCGACGCCGTCGCGGCCGGCACACTGTCGTGGGACGACTCCGTGATCATCACTGACGACACCCGCAGCCTGCCCTCGGGCGAGTTGCAGGATCTGCCATCGGGCACCCTCGTGTCGGTGCGAGACGCGGCGCAGAAGATGATCGAGATCAGCGATAACACGGCCACCGACCTGCTCATCGGCCGGGTGGGGCGCGACGCCGTCGAGGCACAGCTCTCGACGATGGGCCACCACGATGCCGCCGCGAACACCCCGCTGCTCACGACGCGGGAGTTTTTCCAGCTCGGCTGGGCGCCGGAGTTCGCCGAGGCCCGAACGACCTGGGCCTCGCGCTCGATCGACGAGCGACGAGAGGTGCTGCGGTCGATGCCGGCCGGCCGACTGAACCTGGCGTCGTTCGACCTGTCGAGCACGGCGTGGCAGAACAGGGTGGACTGGTTCGCCGACGCGAGCGACCTCGTCGACGCGCATGTCGCGCTGCAACAGAAGGCCCAACGGGCGGGTGGCGAGCCCGTGCGCGAGATCCTCTCGGCAAACCCGGGGCTGCGCTTCGACACCGACGTCTGGAACTCCGTGTCGTTCAAGGGCGGCAGCGCTCCCGGCGTTCTCGCCGGAAGCTGGCTGCTCGAGCGCACAGACGGGGCGCGCTTCGTGATCACCCTGCAGGCCACGTCCGAGGATCCGGCCGCGCTGGCAGACCCGGCGCTCATCTTCGGCAACGTCGAAGACGCGACCGCGCTGCTCGTCGCCGTCGCGCCTACTCCGTGA